The nucleotide sequence CGAGTGCGGTTCTGGTCTGCGCCGTGGTGGTGCTGCTGTTCGCGGCGGCACTGGTCGACCTTCACGCCGGCACGACCATCGCCCTGCTGTTCATTCTGGCGATGGTGACGCTGGCGCTCGGATTTTTCATCTTCCTCATCGAGACGCGGATCGCGGCGCGGGCGATCCGGGTGCGCAAGGCGCTGCTCACCCACCAGGTGGACGAGGCCGCCGGAGACGAGTGAATCATCCGCCGGCGGGCGGCACCTCGGCCCCCGGCGTCTGCCACTCCCTGACCGAACCGCCCTGGCGGAGTGCGGCACGGAAGGCATGATCTGCGGGATCGAGCACCAGCCAGGCGTCGGGCGCCCTGGCCACGAGCAGGTCGCCGTCACGGGCGAGCGGCCCGGCCCGCATCATCGCATCGCGGAAGGCGCCGGCATCGGGACCGAGCAATGCGTTCAGGTCGACGCTGATCGCGCTGCTCTCGATGAGCCCGCTTTCCGACGGACGGCGACCGACCATCTCGACCAGTCCGGACCAGTCGCCGGGCGTTTCGCTGGCGACGTCGAGGGCCGGCATGACGGCATTGTCGGCCACCTTTTCGTTGCCCGAGCAGGCGGCAGCAGAAGCGGCAAGGAGGACGAGGATGGCTGTGCGCATGGGGGGACAACGCTCGCCCGCGGCGAATTGCTGCCTTTCATTGTTGAGGCGGCGGAACAAGGGGCGGCCCGGGGAGCTTTGTTGCCCGACCGCCGGAGCCATTCTAGGAGCGGTCGCCAGCGAGAACAGCAGGAAGAACAGCCCGTGATCGATCCGTCCAACATCCTCGACCGAGTCCTCGTGCTTGAAATGGTCCGGGTCACCGAAGCGGCGGCGATCGCCGCCTCGTCGCTGGTCGGACGCGGTGACGAGAAGGCCGCAGACGCGGCCGCGGTGGAAGCGATGCGGGCTGCGCTCAACGAGCTGCCGATGGACGGCACGGTGGTGATCGGCGAAGGCGAGCGCGACGAGGCGCCGATGCTCTACATCGGCGAGAAGGTCGGGTCCGAGCAGGGCACGGGTCCGAAGATCGACATCGCGCTCGACCCGCTGGAAGGAACGACCATCACCGCCAAGGCCGGTCCGAACGCGCTGGCGGTGCTGGCCATCGCCGAGGCAGGCGGGCTGCTGAATGCGCCCGACGTCTACATGGAGAAGCTGGCGATCGGGCCGGGCTATGCCCCGGGCACCGTCAGCCTCGACCGCTCGCCGGCCGAAAACGTCCGCTCGCTGGCGGCGGCGAAGGGCGTCGAGCCGAACGAGATCATCGCCTGCGTGCTCGACCGGCCGCGGCACGCGGAGATCATCGCCGAGCTTCGAAGCATCGGCTGCGGCATCATGCTGATCCCGGACGGCGACGTTGCCGGGGTGATCGCCACGACCGACCCCGAGACGACCGTCGACATCTACATGGGCTCGGGCGGCGCCCCGGAGGGCGTGTTGGCAGCCGCGGCGCTGCGCTGCGTCGGCGGGCAGATCGAGGGCCGGCTGTTGTTCCGCAACGAGGACGAGCGTTCGCGGGCTCGTCGGTGGGGTATCGAGGACCTTGATCGAATTTACCGGCTCGACGACCTTGCCAAGGGCGACTGCATCTTCGCCGCGACCGGCGTCACCGACGGCTCGCTGCTGAAGGGCGTCAAGCGCCGCAAGGGCTGTGTCACCACCGAGAGCATCGTCATGCGCGCATCGAGCGGCACGGTCCGCCGGATCGCCGGCGAGCATCGCCTGGGCACCGCCTGACGCAACCCTTGAAGCGCCATGCGGCTGCTGTATTGTGGCCGTATGACAGCTGAAGCGATCGAGGGCGGAGCCGAACCGCCGGCGCCTAGATCGGGCCTTACTCCGGTCGACCGGGGCTATGTCCAGGTGCTGCGGGTGCAGACCCTGCTGAGCTGGGTCCCGCCCGTGATCGGCGCGATCGTGTTCGACCGGCTGGTGCTGGCGGACACGTCGTGGGGCGGGCTCTTGCTGGTTCTGGTGCCGCTGCTGGCCGCGCTGACCGTGGTGATCGCGCCGATCAGGGTGTGGCTGCGGCTCGGCTACGCGCTCGAGCCGGCGATGCTGCGAGTGGTGCGGGGCTGGCTAGTCCATACGGACACGCTGGTGCCGCTGGTGCGGGTCCAGCATCTCGACATCGCACGCGGGCCGCTCGACAAGATGTTCGGCACCGCCACCCTCGCCATCCACACGGCAGGCACCCACAACAGCATCGTCTCCCTCCCCGGCCTGGCGCCAAGCCGAGCGGCGGAACTGGCGGCGGTGATCCGCACCCACGTCAAGGCGGATATCGACTGAAGTGGACCGGTTGGAGCAAGGCCCCCTTGCGATCGAGCGAGCGGTCGCCGGCGCGGAGCCCGTGCCGGGCGCTGACGAGGCCAAAGCGGAGCGGCTTCACCCCCTCTCGCTGCTGAGCGGGCTCGGCCGGGCGGCGCGCAACGTCATCGGCGGCATCGCGGCGGGTGGGTTCCTGGCGTTCCAGGGACGGTTCCTGATCGCCTTGCTGGTGCTTGGCGGAATCGCCGTGGCCAGCCTCGCCGGGCTGCTGCTCCATTGGTGGAACTTCTCCTTCCGGGTCGGCCGCGACGCCATCCGCATCGACAGCGGGGCGCTCAACCGCAACCACCGGACGATCCCGTTCGACCGGGTCGCCGACGTCAGCATCAGCCAGGGACCGCTGCAGCGCGTAGCCGGGATCGCCCGGGTGACGCTGGAGACCGGTGGCGGGGGCAGCGACGACGGGGTGCTGGACGGCATCCCGCTGCAGCGGGCCGAAGCGCTGCGCGAGTTCATCCGGGCCCGGCGAAGCCGTGCGCCTGCATCGGCCGGCGCCCTGCCCGCCATCGGCACGACGCAAGAGCCGGCGCCCCTGTTCGCGATGGACATTCGGCGGGTGCTGACGCTTGGCCTTTTCAACTTCAGCCTGGCCCTCTTCGCGGGCCTGTTCGGCGCCAGCCAGACGTTCGGCGACATGGTCGACATCGATCCCTTCGAGCGCAACTTCTGGCGGCCGATCCTGGAGCAGAGCGGCTGGGGCGCCTGGCTCCTGGCGCATCAGATCGGC is from Sphingomonas sp. LHG3406-1 and encodes:
- the glpX gene encoding class II fructose-bisphosphatase, whose product is MIDPSNILDRVLVLEMVRVTEAAAIAASSLVGRGDEKAADAAAVEAMRAALNELPMDGTVVIGEGERDEAPMLYIGEKVGSEQGTGPKIDIALDPLEGTTITAKAGPNALAVLAIAEAGGLLNAPDVYMEKLAIGPGYAPGTVSLDRSPAENVRSLAAAKGVEPNEIIACVLDRPRHAEIIAELRSIGCGIMLIPDGDVAGVIATTDPETTVDIYMGSGGAPEGVLAAAALRCVGGQIEGRLLFRNEDERSRARRWGIEDLDRIYRLDDLAKGDCIFAATGVTDGSLLKGVKRRKGCVTTESIVMRASSGTVRRIAGEHRLGTA
- a CDS encoding PH domain-containing protein, with the protein product MTAEAIEGGAEPPAPRSGLTPVDRGYVQVLRVQTLLSWVPPVIGAIVFDRLVLADTSWGGLLLVLVPLLAALTVVIAPIRVWLRLGYALEPAMLRVVRGWLVHTDTLVPLVRVQHLDIARGPLDKMFGTATLAIHTAGTHNSIVSLPGLAPSRAAELAAVIRTHVKADID